Below is a genomic region from Drosophila albomicans strain 15112-1751.03 chromosome 2R, ASM965048v2, whole genome shotgun sequence.
GATGAAATGTTTAAGAATATTTCATGTGATTTAACAAACATGTTGCTGGCCATAACTGAATTGGTGAATGCCTTAACTTAACTATGCTCAAACTCAAACGATTTCATTTTCACTAGAATGTTGTCAATGCTGCTCAAGCACCCTCCATTCTCTCCCTCTACCCAAAGTTTGTGAGTATCCAGCTTCAACACTCACAACAAAACTCAGTTCAGCACTCACAACTCGAGATAAGACTCACTCAATGTTTGCACTCGACACGCAGCTGGTTTTGGGTTGGTTTGAGCGAAAGCTTCGACTGAGATGCGAGAGATGCTGCAAAAGCAAGTTTTTGGGCAGATGTTTTTAAGGATTGGCGCTCTGCAGCTGTAAACTCAGTTGTCGGCGAACTTTTCAAGCAAACGGACGGGACGAATCCgcagaaaattgaaaacgcgttgagtgaaaaataaaaggcaaaacaTTAAATGAGAAGCAACTACATATAGAAAAATCGAAGAataaaaacagagaaaaacagTGTGCGAAATGTAAGCAACGAATGAAAAAGGACGTTGAAATGTGTGCCAAGTGAAagagttttttttgttccatgaggaattaaatacattaatatgTCCTCGAAATGCCAGACTGCCAAGAGAGTTTTCCTGTTCACGCTACACACGTTTTGCTACCGAGTCCTTTGATGTTATGCAAAGTGCTTTGACAAAATGCCAGCGTCAGGCCAAGgaacccaaaaagaaaaaaatgaaagaaaagctTGTGCCGTGTGCCTTAAAGATATGACTTTGCCAATGGAAATTTGGTTTGCtcttttttcacatttttctttttcttgtggTCCTTTTCTACTTCCTTGTGAAGAAAAGTCGCcgccgccgttgccgttgttgttgttgttgtcaggcTAATCGGCAATGTCCATCTGTGGCATTTTGTGGGCCTAGGCGAATGGAGACTACTTATTTCGAATTCAGATACGACTCTCGTCTGATTTTTGTCGTCGTTACACttatcatttatcatttaGTTTTCGAGGGGGGAACCGCATTAAATGTGTGTTTCCTCAATTTCCCACAAAATTGCTCAATGTTGTCGTCCAACAGTCCAGCAGTCAGTTATAAACAACTCTGGGCCATACAGATATATTCATTTCGTTGACTTTTGACAGTTGTCCTTATTGCTGTTTGACCATTATGAACTTGAAAACGGAAATTATGCAATCAATTTGTGCAACTTGGCTGACTCAAATATGCCACAAAGGCAGGCGTCACAATTGAGCTGACAACAAGGCAATTGGCCCCCAGGCAATTTGATTAGTCGCAGCATTTCGAGAGCATATCAAGTGACAGTGTTATGTGTTATGTGCATAAATCATTAAacccaaaatatatatctatatattaatAGATTTTAATAGCGATCAAGTTACTTAAAGACATCAATAAATAAGACAATATATAttacgtgtgtgtttgtggatTCCACTTAAGACTCAAGATGGGGCACATTTggtgtttgctgtttgtgaCGAGTttgctgcacacacaaagCCACAGTTTGGGCGCAATTGTGCCGGATAAAGGTATGAAATGAATGCTAAAActaaactattatttattcttatacTCCTATCAATGGAGCAATGAAtacattattaattatgagTGTGTTTACCTAGTTTCCAATTTCACATTCACAACAAATCCACTAAATtatgcattgcatactttttggctcgttagcaaattaaatttatgattcaAAAAGCGGGCCAAACACATTAAATACCGAAAATGTTGGATATTAGTGGCGCAAAGTTTTGTATTCACACACAATCAATACAACAATTCATACACAAGTACTTCAACTTTTTGCTTGCTCTTCTCCATTCAATCAACTCAACTATTCAGGAACAACAATTCGCAAAAGTATGCCGGAAAACACCTTTAAAGTTGAATTAAACATGACAAAATCGCAAACATGCATTCACTTGCCTCCGAGCCAAGTTACGACTGTCGACCGTCGACTGTCGACGCCATGTGGCACATGCAACAGAATATTTTGCACACGCCACTTGgcatttgcatacaaattgccAGACGCTACTGTCAAGGGCCAAAGTTTTTTAATCAACTGAAAAGCCGTTTAAagttagttaaaaaaaaagtagtgTGGCATATAACAAATTATGCTGCAACGCAGTTGGCAATTTGCCGCACACAGTTTTATCAATTGCAACATGCATAAATGCAATCAATCGCAACGGGTTTTTGTTTCCTCCTTTTGcggcaaataataaattgaatttgatttttaattggcGCCTGAAGTGACATCAAAGGTACAAGaataccccaaaaaaaaaaaaactgaaactggaaaatgaaaataaaaataacattaacaagtaagaaagttacagtcgagtgtgctcgactgtgagatacccgctacccatttttaataaaggcaaaatattgcggtatcattttcaaaatataccgaaaatactaaaaaatactaaaaaatataccaaatggtatgtttggtatatcgatgtagtacaccattcaaaatataccataaacggcacaatgtgccagattgtcggccaaagcaactaagacccctagtaagtaggcgtttttgcccatacaaaagtatttctttaataacatccacaatttttatctgaaaattttcaggaatcataactattacagtaattattatatataccaaaattcgtagctctagctttaaaattacacttgttattcgatttttttgatttgcgggggcggaagtgggcgtggcaaaaatttgaaacaaacttgatctgcgtgcaaacataacaaatgctgtcgaaaaaaaattatagctctatctcttatagtctctgagatctaggtgttcatacggacggacggacagacggacagacggacagacagacagacggacatggctatatcgtctcggctgttgacgctgatcaagaatatatatactttatagggtcggagatgcctccttctacctgttacatacatttcctgccggcacaaagttataatacccttctaccctatgggtagcgggtataaaaatatgtaaaatatgtatgtaaatactACATGTTAAATGCGCAGAAAATTGCCCAGGGGACAGAGTTTACACACTCATTTCGCATGCATACACATCAGCGTACATAttagcaataataaaatatgtacttaCAAAACTACATAAAAAGAAATCGAATCACATCACATCGAATCGAACTGCGGGCAATTGAAAGAAGAACAACAGCGAAATGTGTCGCACAAAAAGCCAAGAGACATTAATGCTcttaatgctgctgctgtttaaaTACCCTACaattgttgcctacttttaggcgcaGCATTTAATGTGAAGGAATGAAAATGTTTGGACATGTAATGCTCGAAGTTGAGGTCCCAAATGTTATGTTGGTTATGTAGATAACCTTTGATTGTTTAATGTATTGATTGATAATACAAATGTGTATACGTATAGAtcaattaacttttataaaCCTGCTTCCATTTGTTTCTGTTCTACTTTTGGCGACTGATCATCTACTTCACACTACTGCTGATCTACTTCTTATGACTGCTAGCTTTCGACAGTTTCGTGCCTATCGACTTGCTAAACCTTGCCAACCGATACCGATAGGGACTATCTACTAGCCTCCAcctctgttacatacatagtCCGATTGGCATgccattaaattaatattctcCCCAGAGACGCTGCGCAATTTGTGTGAAGCTCTCAAGAGTCCCGAGTGTGTAGAGtataaaatgaaacatttgaaaatttggtttgtttgttggcaTGCACATGTGAccattttttattgttcaatgTTTTCGGGAAACtggtatttatatttgtttttattttcgtttttgttgtattttcgcttttctttttcacAAATATTGGTTGCTGTTTTGCcgtcgttttcgtttttccaCGGAATAGAACACAAGTTTCTCCAGTTTTTGTGTGCTACTGCTTTTCCCCGTTTTTCATGCTACATTTCATCTGACTGAAGCGACAAAATGGGCACACTGAGCATTCGACCGGAGAGTTGTGCCCCATAAAAAGTTTAGAAAAGTAAtcatattaaatgttattgaTATGGCAACTTGTGCGTTTGCCGTATAACACAGCAGCCAGCGAAAAAAccttcagtttcagttcttCTATGCcgcattaaaattgattaaaattaatgcttGTTTCATCCTCATCCGCATCCTcatcttctttattttttatttttatttttatgaatggGTCGCAGATTTGCATTAGCGTAAGCCAAAAAGTTGAGACGCAATCGTAGCTCGAGCTTAATGGAGATTATCGACCTTTGAGGTGAACAGGTGTTGGCACTTGATGTGAAATTTTGCGTGCAATTTTCGGGATTATTTCTTAAAGTATGCCAAACAAATAACAGTTGCCATAAGAAGTATGCAttaatttctttgctttcAGTTCATAATTAAAGTTGCAACTCTTTTGCGAAGAAAgttaaattcttttgtttaaaaactTTGTCAGCTGacattgaaaatttgtattcaaaattcagcgtgcaacaattttatttgtacgTACGTATATTcagctttttatttgtattcatttatattttctcgTTGAATTTTTCCTGCAATTTTTGTGGAGTATTTTCTTTGCACAGCACGTGCTCAAGCGCCtgtaaataaacacacaaacacagacatacacagtTATTTGAACATATGAGTATAAGTACAAGCTGGTTGGCAgcttttgttggcttttgtttttgatacGGGTCCAGGGCAGCAGAGTTCAAAGGCagccacaaccacacacacacacacatacaatctgacaaaagtaaaatacaaaaaaataaaaaaataaggaCACTCGATTTAACATGTTTGgtttgcattgttttgttttgctctttgcAGAGGCCACTTGCTCATCAGACCATTTCCGCTGCTCAAATGGCAATTGCATACCGAACAAATGGCGATGCGATCAGGAGAACGATTGTGCCGATGCCTCCGATGAATCAAAGGAATTGTGcagtaagtgtgtgtgtgatatgaATTTTCCCATTGCTGATTACATActatgtataaatatgtacaatattTGGAATActatctacatatataaattgtattgtcGATATACACAGTGAATGCCTGTCCCAACAATGAGTTCAAATGCAAGACCGTTGACCAGTGCATACCCCGTAATTGGCTCTGCGATGGCAGCAATGACTGTCGCGATAAATCCGATGAGGCGCATTGTagtaagcaaaaaataaaaataaatatagctaAAGCATATATacgcatatatgtatgtgtataacaagcttgcgctctcgctctctctctctcgctctagcTATATATCTATCTCTATCACTAGCTCATAGCTCTTTGTCCTGTCTGTGCTCATAACTCACAACTCACTTGCATTTAATAAAGTGTTGCGCATAATTTGAAAACTACGCTCATATGTGTCCCATATCCCCATACAGTTTAATCAAGTCGTTGAAGAGCAACGTTGCATTCAAGTGTATATAAAGCTAACCATAAACACATGCGAGTCTCcctcttctcctcctcctcacacacacatacacacattctAACACACACAATGGGGACACACAGACGCATGACATaacacgcatacgcagcgttaGCTGCCCGACAACGCCTGGCAACAGCGCATAAAGTGCTTAGCCCATAAtgctcactcacacacactcacacacacaagcatatGAGTATTACATGCCCCCTCGAGCACATactaacaacacacacacacacacacactctcatacTCACAACAACCCTTGGCCTTGGCTGTTGGCTGGATATTCGATAGGATTATATAATGGCTTTCtcgccacaaacaaaaaaatgaagaagagAATCAAACTAGAGAAAGGGGCAGCTGGTTCCTTCAGcggaaaataaatgtatttaatatccccaatgaaatttattagcTGCAGTTTACTTCTCactcaactgaactcaactcaactcgacttgCGTCTTATTTCTTCTTCCTCATCTTCTTCCATCCAAATCGCAGAGGCACGCACCTGTTCGCCGGAAGAGTACAGCTGCAAAAGCGGCGAAGGTGAATGCGTTCCTTTGGCCTGGATGTGCGATCAGAGCAAGGATTGCAGCGATGGCTCCGATGAGCATGCCTGCAGTAAGCACATCCACCttcaaatgattttcaaatatCTTTTGATTTGTAGtgacaattaatttgaaattcctcttgattttaattaaaatcccTTTTTGAGTCCGAATAGATATTTATAGGCCACTTCCTTCTTCCTTCGTTACATCCGTTCACTGTTCACCTGGCATCCAAAAACTGAGCTGCAACTTTTTGACATCTATGCAAGCATTGAGCGTTTATTTACTAGCATTTAGCAAAGTCAATTATGTTGTTTACCAAACTTTATACGCCAAAACAAacatcataaatatattttgcctCGCAGCGACATTTTATTTGCGcttcaattgaaatacaaaaaaggcaaaaatatCCTGTTTGTttgacaataaaatatttaagactATTTAATGCTAGATTCACACTGTAGAGcataataaaattgcatttcattttgtacaaCGAGTTTCAGTTAgatttttaatagaattaagcatagtttgaaatttatttatttaactaaaaagcaagtaaatatttttgctaagttaattaaaaattcacaactgacaaatattgtatataatttatttcaattgaatttatttggctACCTTTTTGAATGttcaacatatttaatttatttattgctaaaATACGTCACTGTGAAAACAAGTGAagtcaaataattaattgtgttTTGTTAAGGCagcatttaacaaaattaGTTTACTTAAGCTTAACACTTCAGTTCATTGCAAATTTTGTcgtaaattatttcaattaaacttatGAGAGCTACcttttataaatgtatttgatttGTAAAGTAAactattctatttatttattgccaaaaatacatcaagtaaatgaaacaaatttgatttattatttgttaatgcAGCATTTATTGGAATTAGTCAGTTTAAGAAGCCTTTgtttgaaatcaatttatttgagCAAAATATATTCCCTCTTTAACTATTCAGTTGCCTTACTTAACTCGaaattcttttgcatttttatcaGCCAATGCCAGAGTTATTCCGCCTACCATTTTCCTTTTGCTAACTCACTGGTCACATCCCCATTCATCAAGCGGTCCGCTTTGTgcttaattttcttttttggtttatgTCGCACATTGTGCACAGagatttgtttgttattgtgctAATCCTTTGTCGGTTCGCATTCGTTCACATAGACCAAACGTGCCGCTCCGATGAGTTTACATGCGGCAACGGGCGTTGCATACAGAAGCGTTGGGTCTGCGATCACGACAACGACTGCGGCGATGGCAGCGATGAGCTCAACTGTCCCGTTGTTCCCTGCGATGCCATCGCGGAGCACACCTGCGCCAATGGCGCCTGCATTGCCAAGCGTTGGGTCTGTGACGGTGATCCGGATTGCCCAGATGCCTCCGATGAACGGGTAAGTGCACACTGaatgccagccagccagactGCCTCATAAATTCCCATTTTTGTGTCGTTGGTAAAGTGGCAAAATGTTTGTAGTTGCCACGCCctcgcctccgcctccgcctgcCACCAAGTttttgtctctgtgtgtgttaggCGAAAGGCGGCAAGCATATAAATTACAGACAAGTTGCGCATAACTCAACGCTGCCAGCTTTGGCAGCTTTTGTTGTCAACGCATAGTAcgcataaaattgcattttgggCTGCGAAGTGTGGGCGTTGCACTTGCAACATAATTTCGTGTGTAAGCaactaaaagtatgcaatgaaaagtttttgccAAACTTCTAGCAAGGCAACGTCGCATAACTTTTCTCAACTCCCTTCTCTCAATGCCTCCTTTTGCCTTTTCCCTCAATCTCAGGCCTGCACGAATGTCACCAAGCAAGTAACGCCCTGTCTGCCTCATGAATATCAATGCAAGGATCGCATCACCTGCCTACATCACAGTTGGCTCTGCGACGGCGATCGCGATTGTCCCGATGGCGATGATGAGTTCACCAACTGCAAGAACATCACCTGCCGACCAGATCAATTCCAGTGCCACGATCGCAGCTGCATTGCCGGTCATCTGGCCTGCAATGGCGAATCCGACTGCAAGGATGGCAGCGATGAACGCGATTGCCGATTGGCAGCCGAGTCCAAGAGCTGCAACGCAACCAATCAATTCGATTGCGGTGGTGGTCAGTGTATTCCCCTGTCCAAGGTCTGTGATCAGCGCAAGGATTGCCCCGATGGCGAGGATGAGCCGGCGGGCAAGTGCAAAGTCAATGAATGCTCTGTCAAAAATGGCAACTGCATGCATCGCTGTGTCGATCAGCCTGTGGGCTACGTCTGCGACTGTCATCAGGGCTATCAACTGTCCTCAGATGGCCACACGTGTGTGGACATCAATGAGTGCGAAGAGCCCGGCATCTGTTCCCAGCTGTGCGTCAACGAGATTGGCGGCTTCAAGTGCGAGTGCCAAACAGGTTACATGCGGGATCCGCGTAATCACACGCGTTGCAAGGCCACAGAAGGTCACGCTTCACTGTTGCTGGCGCGTCGTCATGATATTCGGAAGATAGCTTTAGATCACATGGAGATGACTTCGATTGTAAATAGCACCAAGTCAGCCACAGCTTTAGATTTTGTCTTTCGCACTGGCATGATCTTCTGGAGTGATGTGACCACACAGAGCATCTACAAGGCTCCCATCGATGAGGGCAACGAAAAGACAGTTGTGCTCAAGCAATCATCTGTGACTTCAGATGGTCTGGCTGTGGATTGGATCTACAATCATGTGTACTACACGGATACACAGAAGTGCACCATTGAGCTGACCAACTTTGATGGCAATATGGGCACAGTGTTGATCAAGGATTCGCTAGATATTCCACGCTCCATTGCTCTGGATCCCATTGATGGCTGGATGTATTGGTCCGACTGGGGAGCATCGCCTAGGATTGAACGCGCTGGCATGGATGGCTCGCATCGCACCACGATTATCAACTATGATGTGAAGTGGCCCAATGGCATCACTCTCGATATGGTGCGAAAGCGCATCTACTGGGTGGATGGCAAACTGAATGTTATTTCCTCAGCCAACTACGATGGTTCACAGCGCAGACAGATTTTGTACTCGACGGAGTATCTGCGACATCCGTTCTCCATCACCACCTTTGAGGATTACATCTACTGGACGGACTGGGACAAGCAGACCGTCTTCAAGGCCAACAAGTTCACCGGCGAAGGTGTTGAGCCCATTACAGCCGTGCACATGGTGAGCAGCCGGCATCCGGCATCCGCTGTCAGCCATCAGCTGGCATGTGCCCAACGGCTTGCtgacgtatacttaatatttgcatatctttatttgcctttgcagttgcagcatcCCATGGTTATTCATGTCTACCATCCTTATCGCCAGCCAGATGGCGTAAATCGCTGCGAATCGGTTAATGGCCACTGCTCACATCTCTGCCTGCCCGCGCCGCGTATCAACGAGAAGAGTCCGCCCATTTCGTGTGCGTGTCCCACGGGTCTTAAGCTCATGGCCGATGGCCTCATGTGTGTGGAGGATCGTAAGTAGCTTCAAGATATTAatagtattttcttttataattttcctTTTGCATGCGATTCAATATTAACACGCTtcccttattttttttttatttaattaacaattatttttgaacCTGTGCATGATGATGCATGCAGCCCTTTATAGAGTTGTTACCAAACCCCCGCGTGTCCACAGATATAAGAGCAAAACGAAACCGAAGCCGCGAATTCCGCACACTAATGATGTGCCTGTCAAAATTGAAACGCATCAGGCAATCATCATACGCCCCTTTGGTATGCTTGGCAActctgttttctttatttgtgccgtctatgtgtttgtctgttgtttaaaatttgatttagtctttagtaatatttatacagtaatggtatatttgtgtaaCTTGTCAATTCTTTCTATTGggattttaattaatacttGAAGTGAagaactttttatattttaaatctacatatttaattttatcgCTCAGCCACTCACTATTAAGTTTCCTTCTCGGTTGAGTTTTTTACGATTGTGTGGCAACACtcttaatttgtatatttccCAGTTTCGACCTCTTCAACCGCAGTTTGATGTATGTTTCAACCCTCTTTCGAGGCTGTCCACTCTCTCCGAAAAGCTTGTCAACTCTGTTTTCTTTATATGTGGcgtctgtgtgtttgtctttcctttaaaatatgatttaatcttgaatattatttactGTGTTTTTGTAAagtaattgtatatatttgtgaCCTGTTAACCCTTTCTATTGGGATTTTAATTAACACTTGAAGTGAagaactttttatattttaaatctacatatttaattttataaccCAGCCACTCACTATTAAGTTTTCTTCTCGGTTGAGTGAGTTTTTTACGATTGTGTGGCAACCCtcttaaattgtatatttccCAGTTTCGACCTCGTCAACCGCAGCTTGATGTATGTTTAAGACTGTGTCAACCCTCTTTCGGTGCTGTCCACTCTCTCCAAAGTGTCACTTAAGAGCTTGTCAACTCTGTGCTGTTGACGTAGTTTCGCAGTTTCAGTCTGCCATTAGTTTGTGTTTAAAGTGTTGAAACTCGAACTTAAAGCAAGCAAATTAATCACGAAATTTTTCACTGAATGCACTGAACTGTTGCCACACTCgacagctctctctctctctttctctgctccCTTTGgatatttttctctttgtatgtgtgtgtgtggcttatGTTGGTGAGTGGGGAGCGAGTGAATTTTCGAGGGAAAGCACTTCATT
It encodes:
- the LOC117574244 gene encoding very low-density lipoprotein receptor isoform X7 — protein: MGHIWCLLFVTSLLHTQSHSLGAIVPDKEATCSSDHFRCSNGNCIPNKWRCDQENDCADASDESKELCKARTCSPEEYSCKSGEGECVPLAWMCDQSKDCSDGSDEHACNQTCRSDEFTCGNGRCIQKRWVCDHDNDCGDGSDELNCPVVPCDAIAEHTCANGACIAKRWVCDGDPDCPDASDERACTNVTKQVTPCLPHEYQCKDRITCLHHSWLCDGDRDCPDGDDEFTNCKNITCRPDQFQCHDRSCIAGHLACNGESDCKDGSDERDCRLAAESKSCNATNQFDCGGGQCIPLSKVCDQRKDCPDGEDEPAGKCKVNECSVKNGNCMHRCVDQPVGYVCDCHQGYQLSSDGHTCVDINECEEPGICSQLCVNEIGGFKCECQTGYMRDPRNHTRCKATEGHASLLLARRHDIRKIALDHMEMTSIVNSTKSATALDFVFRTGMIFWSDVTTQSIYKAPIDEGNEKTVVLKQSSVTSDGLAVDWIYNHVYYTDTQKCTIELTNFDGNMGTVLIKDSLDIPRSIALDPIDGWMYWSDWGASPRIERAGMDGSHRTTIINYDVKWPNGITLDMVRKRIYWVDGKLNVISSANYDGSQRRQILYSTEYLRHPFSITTFEDYIYWTDWDKQTVFKANKFTGEGVEPITAVHMLQHPMVIHVYHPYRQPDGVNRCESVNGHCSHLCLPAPRINEKSPPISCACPTGLKLMADGLMCVEDPLYRVVTKPPRVHRYKSKTKPKPRIPHTNDVPVKIETHQAIIIRPFVADHRPVKNQTHNDQTKASSPQPDSGFIALVVIASLSGCAGLLSVLLFVGYRYCSKRRINSMNFENPIYRKTTTEDHFSLRKNLPARIYDHTSVMDEEYSPVIGISSY
- the LOC117574244 gene encoding very low-density lipoprotein receptor isoform X10 is translated as MGHIWCLLFVTSLLHTQSHSLGAIVPDKEATCSSDHFRCSNGNCIPNKWRCDQENDCADASDESKELCMNACPNNEFKCKTVDQCIPRNWLCDGSNDCRDKSDEAHCNQTCRSDEFTCGNGRCIQKRWVCDHDNDCGDGSDELNCPVVPCDAIAEHTCANGACIAKRWVCDGDPDCPDASDERACTNVTKQVTPCLPHEYQCKDRITCLHHSWLCDGDRDCPDGDDEFTNCKNITCRPDQFQCHDRSCIAGHLACNGESDCKDGSDERDCRLAAESKSCNATNQFDCGGGQCIPLSKVCDQRKDCPDGEDEPAGKCKVNECSVKNGNCMHRCVDQPVGYVCDCHQGYQLSSDGHTCVDINECEEPGICSQLCVNEIGGFKCECQTGYMRDPRNHTRCKATEGHASLLLARRHDIRKIALDHMEMTSIVNSTKSATALDFVFRTGMIFWSDVTTQSIYKAPIDEGNEKTVVLKQSSVTSDGLAVDWIYNHVYYTDTQKCTIELTNFDGNMGTVLIKDSLDIPRSIALDPIDGWMYWSDWGASPRIERAGMDGSHRTTIINYDVKWPNGITLDMVRKRIYWVDGKLNVISSANYDGSQRRQILYSTEYLRHPFSITTFEDYIYWTDWDKQTVFKANKFTGEGVEPITAVHMLQHPMVIHVYHPYRQPDGVNRCESVNGHCSHLCLPAPRINEKSPPISCACPTGLKLMADGLMCVEDPLYRVVTKPPRVHRYKSKTKPKPRIPHTNDVPVKIETHQAIIIRPFVADHRPVKNQTHNDQTKASSPQPDSGFIALVVIASLSGCAGLLSVLLFVGYRYCSKRRINSMNFENPIYRKTTTEDHFSLRKNLPARIYDHTSVMDEEYSPVIGISSY
- the LOC117574244 gene encoding very low-density lipoprotein receptor isoform X9; amino-acid sequence: MGHIWCLLFVTSLLHTQSHSLGAIVPDKEATCSSDHFRCSNGNCIPNKWRCDQENDCADASDESKELCKARTCSPEEYSCKSGEGECVPLAWMCDQSKDCSDGSDEHACNQTCRSDEFTCGNGRCIQKRWVCDHDNDCGDGSDELNCPVVPCDAIAEHTCANGACIAKRWVCDGDPDCPDASDERACTNVTKQVTPCLPHEYQCKDRITCLHHSWLCDGDRDCPDGDDEFTNCKNITCRPDQFQCHDRSCIAGHLACNGESDCKDGSDERDCRLAAESKSCNATNQFDCGGGQCIPLSKVCDQRKDCPDGEDEPAGKCKVNECSVKNGNCMHRCVDQPVGYVCDCHQGYQLSSDGHTCVDINECEEPGICSQLCVNEIGGFKCECQTGYMRDPRNHTRCKATEGHASLLLARRHDIRKIALDHMEMTSIVNSTKSATALDFVFRTGMIFWSDVTTQSIYKAPIDEGNEKTVVLKQSSVTSDGLAVDWIYNHVYYTDTQKCTIELTNFDGNMGTVLIKDSLDIPRSIALDPIDGWMYWSDWGASPRIERAGMDGSHRTTIINYDVKWPNGITLDMVRKRIYWVDGKLNVISSANYDGSQRRQILYSTEYLRHPFSITTFEDYIYWTDWDKQTVFKANKFTGEGVEPITAVHMLQHPMVIHVYHPYRQPDGVNRCESVNGHCSHLCLPAPRINEKSPPISCACPTGLKLMADGLMCVEDLADHRPVKNQTHNDQTKASSPQPDSGFIALVVIASLSGCAGLLSVLLFVGYRYCSKRRINSMNFENPIYRKTTTEDHFSLRKNLPARIYDHTSVMDEEYSPVIGISSY
- the LOC117574244 gene encoding very low-density lipoprotein receptor isoform X2, translating into MAIELRSTSTVSDSTTTNNTTTTTTTTVTNCNINNNKNNNNIDNCQRRAQQLFSCVCVNLNLLLLTLMLTLSKCCTATPTTSPLAATNNEQMLPHIDGATLTKQFDGKGILNMGFKFLNVSGKIGTPLDIAQALYTKCDEKQFQCRNGDCIPIRFVCDGDADCKDHSDEQVTSCKFLEATCSSDHFRCSNGNCIPNKWRCDQENDCADASDESKELCMNACPNNEFKCKTVDQCIPRNWLCDGSNDCRDKSDEAHCNQTCRSDEFTCGNGRCIQKRWVCDHDNDCGDGSDELNCPVVPCDAIAEHTCANGACIAKRWVCDGDPDCPDASDERACTNVTKQVTPCLPHEYQCKDRITCLHHSWLCDGDRDCPDGDDEFTNCKNITCRPDQFQCHDRSCIAGHLACNGESDCKDGSDERDCRLAAESKSCNATNQFDCGGGQCIPLSKVCDQRKDCPDGEDEPAGKCKVNECSVKNGNCMHRCVDQPVGYVCDCHQGYQLSSDGHTCVDINECEEPGICSQLCVNEIGGFKCECQTGYMRDPRNHTRCKATEGHASLLLARRHDIRKIALDHMEMTSIVNSTKSATALDFVFRTGMIFWSDVTTQSIYKAPIDEGNEKTVVLKQSSVTSDGLAVDWIYNHVYYTDTQKCTIELTNFDGNMGTVLIKDSLDIPRSIALDPIDGWMYWSDWGASPRIERAGMDGSHRTTIINYDVKWPNGITLDMVRKRIYWVDGKLNVISSANYDGSQRRQILYSTEYLRHPFSITTFEDYIYWTDWDKQTVFKANKFTGEGVEPITAVHMLQHPMVIHVYHPYRQPDGVNRCESVNGHCSHLCLPAPRINEKSPPISCACPTGLKLMADGLMCVEDPLYRVVTKPPRVHRYKSKTKPKPRIPHTNDVPVKIETHQAIIIRPFVADHRPVKNQTHNDQTKASSPQPDSGFIALVVIASLSGCAGLLSVLLFVGYRYCSKRRINSMNFENPIYRKTTTEDHFSLRKNLPARIYDHTSVMDEEYSPVIGISSY